GCTATAAGTCCTCGATTTTGTTAAATATGTAGTAGGTACAACAATGTTATGCCTCTGCCATGAAAATATTAATACAATTTTtcatatatatgaagtttgggtAGTTAAAGTAGTAACTGTTAGGGACATCCTTAAGTATGAATGTGTATGCAATTTATTAATGATGTTTCTACTCCCAAGTAGAGGAGATCAAGTTAGTAAAGGGAAAGTGAGAGCATCGTACCCAAGAGACTGAGTAACTCCATCTTAAGATAGATTACCGtgaaaataaaacctagaaaacacatgtaaATCTAcatttttacaaattaataggcttggccctttggaagccaaaactaCAAAGAATGATATTAACAATGAGAAAGTGGTGAGACAGTTTGTTGGTTAATTTTAATTTAGATAAAGTAAACtaagttgcacaaaaataaagtaaacaaATAAAGTGTAGAGACTAGACCAATGAGAGGAGTAGAGACTTAGAAATCACGCCTAACCTTACTCATGTGCAAAATGTAACCCATACTTAAtgtaataacatgctttgacaaaTTTTCCTTTAGTGCTTTGTTGAAGTTACGAAAAaaccaactaatcatgcaattCAACAAAGTTTGGTAAAGCTAGGTTAACTTACACAACCTctcatttatattttattaaaatcAAAGTGGGCTATGAACCGCAAACCTAACACCCCCTTAGAGAAATTAAATTGATGGCTGATGCATTAAGTTTAGAGTAAGAAATTCAAGTAACTTAACATTTCCCGTAGGAATCATTAAGCCACCACCTAAAGACTACTCATGCTCAGGGATTCACGAAGTGGGTTCAAGTTTCCGATTCATTTGTTTcctaaacatgctttctaggTGACTAATCTAGCAAACACATTTAGTAAGCATTAAAGTCTAGAAGTCcatagattcaaaacatgcataaacattaAAATACATGGAAACttacattatttgcacataagtTTGGCTATGGCTCAAATCCAACTACGTACTCGCAACACATGTTAATACAAATACAAGTCATAAACATCAACTTTCGTCactttcaaatttgaaattttttttaattgaattgaTGATTttattgaatttggttgattTGGAGAATTGAGTATTAATTGCATGTAGTTGATGAATTGGGTATTACCAATAGATAATGTAAGAccccggaaattcattattaattcctaaatatttcctgaaattaataaagtgttcgtttgtatgagttcgtggttcgagggtggagcggaagtgtttcgaacTATTTTTCGCTCTAAATATTTTGATttaagggttgactttttatacgtttggaTTCtataaaaacttccttcatgaaacttgtagagcgcgtcgatatgagtttgtggacatgcagaacgcgagaatcggagctcatctgaagaagttatgggcttcggaaaaactttttatttttttataaaggaCGAATTTTTGCAAAAATTGCAAGGAAGGACAGATTTTCAAATCTGGAAACCagtccctctttctctctcccctagCCCGATCGGCCTCCCACCTTTGCAGgttgatttcttcctcctctagCCACCAATCAGAACGATTCTTGTTCCTATCTCTTCGCCTCACTCCCATCTACAACTCTGTGAAGTTTTACGACGTGGGTCGGCTCGTGCACGACGCAGCAACGCCGAGAAGTGGTGGCGACGCTGCAACAAATCGCCTTGGTCGGAGTTCACGTTTCCAGCCACCATAGCCAGTGATTCTTGAGTGCTTTTGAAGCCCAGAGGATGTAGAAGCTTTCTGCTAAAGTGGCATGCAACAATTCAACTCGTGGTGATCGAATTTGAAGATtgggaatctagggttcttcagGTTTCAAACCTTCCGAGGTAAATTCcgccaaatggctttgattctgactttgtgttagttatgaatATTGTTGGGCTTGTTGAGAAGAAGATTTTTGGTTTAGGAAGTGTGGCCAAATTTTGAGTTTTACGGCGGCTCTGCCACCGTCTGTGGAGGCCGTTTCTGGCCACTTCCGGTCACCCAGgaatttttcctctttttaatCTACACATtgatacgatcatttcgatatatagtttgtaattttttggaaatcgtatgagcaagttatggattttcaaagttttagggttttcagttCGATCAGTTTACGATCATTGGGAATCTGGTAGTCTGATCCACTTGTAACTTTGAGTTATCAATCATaaaagtattccggagaccttaggtggtctcggatgaagttttgcctcgattggcattactttcgAGATTTTAGGGCAAATGGGTCTTTGAATTATAATCATTTTTGATTCGTATACTAAATCATGACATACATTCCTTATGTGATTGACGGAGAGTAGTCGATACCATATCTCtgctgtaagagaagacgcagcgggattttgaggtgagtaaatctcacgtggttcatttacaaaCCGAGTTGTTTAATATccggaattgattgataattgtaaatcgttttggaaaataaagatttgtttgaaataatatgaactcgatcgactacggttcatagggttACGACTCACAGGTAAAAAAATGAGTTTAAGTATAAATTGAATTTCTCGGTTTTAAtacgtatgaactatagttggtattagtggtcattcctgcgtgaatgactacgtgtgtgtgtatatatatatatatatatatatatatatatttacgtggaatatatatattggatggtgtgacataGGTGAAGTAATGATCGAGAGTTGATTGGATTGTTATTTCGAGGATTTCTCTTACGAgcatacaattatcatgatgtgTTTATTTTTGTGTAAAATTGTGTTTTTCTTGAGGAAGGATTTGAGTCAAGTGGACTTTCAAATGTTCGGTCTAAGGACCTTTTATCACATTGGTGATCGAGATAAGGGTATCGGATGCCATAACCATGTTCGGGTGACGGGCTATGATTGAGTAAGTGAGTCGGATGCTATAACCATAGGCGGGTGATGGGCTACGATTGAGGCGAGTGTATCAGATGCCATAACCCTAGGCAGTGACGGGCTATGATTGAGGTGATGTATGTTACCTTTGAGAGGTAACAGTGTTGAGTTTTGAAACGAGTTATTTTGTGAGATTGTGCATTCGGAGTTGAAGGGTGGATTCTTGGTTTTAGCATAAGttgtttgatttatttatttatttccccttttcatttctattgtcGATTTTCaagtgatctcctgaactaaatttctacgcagggattactaatttttaccAAGTGTgattgtttgtttggttgtgttttgtggagttaaatattgttgcgttaatttatctcacgagctgagaaattataagcatgggTGACGtaagtcattttaattgagattactcatacgagcttgcaaaagtttaccaggtttgttgtttcaacccggtgcactattccatggtgtagggtttattgtgcaggttagaatattgaGTGTTtgtcgtcgaagctgaggtgtacTTTCTATAGCATGGACATAGAAGTGTATTGGTTTTAGCgatccgctgtgtagtgagagtggtgggtgtgtttacttattgaattattGTTTAGTTTAATTGGTAAACTCTTTGTAATGTAATCtttgactctaaagaacgagtcgatATTGACATTCTGAACTtggtttgtttagttgcttaatttaaatgaaaaattttatgAGTGTTCTTTTTGGATTGTTAAtttatcgcgtttcggattcgaattcctttattcgaaattcggggcgtgacagataATTTAATGTTCACTTTATTGGTCTTCTTAGTCGTGAATTCTTTGTATTGGAATTTAGAAAAGATATTTATTCTaggttttgaattttttgagtagTGAGGACTGACGAAGGTGAAGAAACCAAATGCAAACACAAATGGCAAAAATTGGAAGTTGGAAGTGATAGAACACATACATCAATGAAATGGTTGCAATCCTCCGTCATGTTGTACGTTGATCAAAAGCAACATAATTCTAATTTAAGTATTGCAAAAGATTCATAGAATTTTTTTGAAGTTGGTTTATCTTAtttgaaattttagagaaagtcGTTGGTATTGAGGTGATtatgatcttcttctttttttttggataaattgGTGATTATGATCTTGGTTCTTATTTGTCCTTCTTATGGTGGTTATGGATTTCGCTTTCATAGGACCCTTAGTGTCACATTTAGTAAGTAATAAAGTCTAGAAGCTtatagattcaaaacatgcataaacatcaaaacacatggaaaattacattatttgcacataagtTTGGATATGGCTCAAATCcaactactcacaacacatgTTAATACAAATACAAGCCATAAACATCAACTTCGTTGCtttcaaattgaagaaaattttgaattgaattgatgattttgttgaatttGGTTGATTTGGAGAATTGAGTATTGCATGTAGTTGATGAATTGGGTATTACCAATTGATAATTTAATGTTCACTTTACGGCTCTTCTTATTTGTGAATTCTTTGTATTGGAATTTAAAAAAGATATTTATTctaggttttggattttttgaGTAGTGAGGActcatgaaggtgaagaaaccAAATGCAAACACAAATGGCAAAAATTAGAAGTTGCAAGTGATAGAACACATACATCAATGAAATGGTTGCAATCCTCCGTCATGTTGTACGTTGATCAAAAGCAACATAATTCTAATTTAAGTATTGCAAAAGATTCATAGAATTTTTTTGAAGTTGGTTTATCTTAtttgaaattttagagaaagtcGTTGGTATTGAGATGAttatgatcttcttcttctttttggataAATTGGTGATTATGATCTTGGTTCTTATTTGTCCTTCTTATGGTGGTTATGGATTTCGCTTTCATAGGACCCTTAGTGTCACATTTAGTAAGTAATAAAGTCTAGAAGCTtatagattcaaaacatgcataaacatcaaaacacatggaaaattacattatttgcacataagtTTGGATATGGCTCAAATCcaactactcacaacacatgTTAATACAAATACAAGCCATAAACATCAACTTCGTTGCtttcaaattgaagaaaattttgaattgaattgatgattttgttgaatttGGTTGATTTGGAGAATTGAGTATTGCATGTAGTTGATGAATTGGGTATTACCAATTGATAATTTAATGTTCACTTTACGGCTCTTCTTATTTGTGAATTCTTTGTATTGGAATTTAAAAAAGATATTTATTctaggttttggattttttgaGTAGTGAGGActcatgaaggtgaagaaaccAAATGCAAACACAAATGGCAAAAATTAGAAGTTGCAAGTGATAGAACACATACATCAATGAAATGGTTGCAATCCTCCGTCATGTTGTACGTTGATCAAAAGCAACATAATTCTAATTTAAGTATTGCAAAAGATTCATAGAATTTTTTTGAAGTTGGTTTATCTTAtttgaaattttagagaaagtcGTTGGTATTGAGATGAttatgatcttcttcttcttttttggataAATTGGTGATTATGATCTTGGTTCTTATTTGTCCTTCTTATGGTGGTTATGGATTTCGCTTTCATAGGACCCTTAGTGTCACATTTAGTAAGTAATAAAGTCTAGAAGCTtatagattcaaaacatgcataaacatcaaaacacatggaaaattacattatttgcacataagtTTGGATATGGCTCAAATCcaactactcacaacacatgTTAATACAAATACAAGCCATAAACATCAACTTCGTTGCtttcaaattgaagaaaattttgaattgaattgatgattttgttgaatttGGTTGATTTGGAGAATTGAGTATTGCATGTAGTTGATGAATTGGGTATTACCAATTGATAATTTAATGTTCACTTTACGGCTCTTCTTATTTGTGAATTCTTTGTATTGGAATTTAAAAAAGATATTTATTctaggttttggattttttgaGTAGTGAGGActcatgaaggtgaagaaaccAAATGCAAACACAAATGACAAAAATTAGAAGTTGCAAGTGATAGAACACATACATCAATGAAATGGTTGCAATCCTCCGTCATGTTGTACGTTGATCAAAAGCAACATAATTCTAATTTAAGTATTGCAAAAGATTCATAGAATTTTTTTGAAGTTGGTTTATCTTAtttgaaattttagagaaagtcGTTGGTATTGAGATGAttatgatcttcttcttcttttttggataAATTGGTGATTATGATCTTGGTTCTTATTTGTCCTTCTTATGGTGGTTATGGATTTTTCTTTGAATAGGACCCTTAGTGTCACATTTAGTAAGCATTAAAGTCTAGAAGCTCATAAATTCAAAatatgcataaacatcaaaacacatggaaatttacattatttgcacataagtTTGGATATGGTTCAAATCcaactactcacaacacatgTTAATACAAATACAAACCATAAACATCAACTTTCGCCGCtttcaaattgaagaaaattttgaattgaattgatgattttgttgaatttGGTTGATTTGGAGAATTGAGTATTGCATGTAGTTGATGAATTGGGTATTACCAGTCGATAATTTAATGTTCACTTTACTGGTCTTCTTAGTAGTGAATTCTTTGTattgaaattttaaaaaaatatttattctaGATTTTGGATTTTTTGAGTAGTGAGGACTCACGAATGTGAAGAAACCAAATGTAAACACAAATGGCAGAAATTGGAAATTGGAAGTGATAGAACACATACATCAATGAAATGGTTACAATTCTCTGTCATGTTGTACGTTGATCAAAAGCGGCATAATTATGATTTGGGTATTGCAAAAGATTCGTGGAAATTTTTTGAAGTTCGTTTATTTGACTTGAAATTTTATAGAAAGTCATTGGTATTGAGgtgattatgattttttttttagataaatTGGTGATTATGATCTTGGTTTTTATTTGTCCTATCTCTGGCGGTTATGGATTTTGCTTTCTAGTCCTATTCACCttagtcccccccccccccccccccgccaaAGCTAAATACAGCTCATATCATATTAATACTAATTAACCTCACTCATAGGGAATCCAGCCAAGTCTTATGTTTAAGGTCTATGATAGAGTAGGCGAGTAGCTAAAGAAAAAACTTTAAGTTTGGGTAAAACTTTCTTTAAGCCTTAAAGTAATGCCAAAAAGGCCAAAAATAGCAAAGTAACCAGAAAATTTATCTTTTACAACGCACAATTTATGGCGTGCATATCATGTGCGCTGTAAAAGAGTATTATTTATGACATGCTTTTTTATGCGCCGTAAAAGAGTTCTCTTTCTGGTCATTTACGGTGTGCTTCCCGCGTGTACCGTAAATGACAAATTACATTTACGGCGTACGTTTTTTGTGTGTTGTAAAAGACTTTCATTTCTATTCTTTTGTAGCGTACTTCTCATGTGCGCTGTAAATGGAAGAAAAACCTTTTACGGCGTGCTTCATATATGTACAGTAAAAGACTAGAAATgaaagtcttttacggcgtgctttcAAGTGCGCTGCAAATTTCACAAATTTTAAGAGCCCCGCTCATATTTTCGGTCAACATTTCAACTTCCCCCTTTTCTTTAAGGGAAGTGTTCCCAtccttccatctctctctctctccctcttctctctctctctctgatcttgTCCTTGCCTACTCCAACGGGAGTTACCAGACGACTACTTCTGCAAATCAATGGAAGGGGGTTTTACTAGCCACCATAAGCACTTTCCCTCCAAATTTGGGTTTCACTTTTTGGGGTTTCTTCTAGATTTGGAGACGAACATCATCGCTTCAGTATTCCAATtctctttttgggttttgacaTCATCAGGATCTGGTATAACTCTCTCTAACCCTTCTTTtacctttcatttttcaattttgcctTGCATATTCGGTATTGATGTTCAAATTTGATTAGGCAGCGAAGAGATTTTGAACCCAAGAGCTTTGGGTGGATTtcgtttttgtttgtttagagCTCAAGATCTaattttgattaggttttcaggGTTTTTGATTATTCTGTTTCTATGTCGTCGAAACCCATCTCATCTTTAActgaaaatttcagaaactgaAATTTCCTAAGCTCTGGGAACCTGGAGATGGACACTTTCTGAGTTTTCTaattcatttcatcatcatctgatTGTTGTCTTTGAATTTTCTTTCTAGGTTTTTtggtggttttgtttttgttgttgctaATTTGGGTTTTAGTGAATTTGTGAAGAGCAAGCGGTGTGTGTAGAAATTGGAAACAGGGGGTGAAGCAGAGTCTGGGACGCAGAGACAATTTGAGCTTTGCTGGTTGGAAGATGGATTCTTAGATATGTATGTAATTTGGGTTCTCTCTGTTTTTCGTATTTGCtttaatattcttaaattttaGAACTTTGACAAGTAAATTGCATGTTAGAATCAAAGTCAAACATAAACTGAAAAGTAAAAGAAACCCACTTTGGCTTTCATTTCTCATGATCATTTAATATCTTAGTACTTCAGTCCCAGTTTTGTTAATTGCTGAACAGGGTTGatcaatttctatgttttttgaGTTGGTCAATTTGAGTCTCTAATAATGTGTATGATATATGAGATGTACCAATTAAGTTCATTGATCAATTAGTTGTGTTTCTCAGTTCATGCACTTTTACTAAGTAGTAATTAAGCTGGAATCGTTTTTGGTAGAAACAAATATCCTCGTTAAATGATACAAGGGTTTCCAAAATGCACTTTATCGGAGGACTTCGTAAGCAAGTTTAAGTTAATTCTGCCAAATGCTACCAAATGCACATATCCTTGTTCTACATATGCTAAACTGTTACTTCcaatattgtaaattgaattgAGATCATGTACGTGATGCACTTGTACTAAAGTATGAATGATAAAAATGAGTTAGTGGTTCAAGCCCAGCTTATCATGTGTTTGGAttaaatggagtgtctgaagtTCTAGTTTAATTATGAATCAATAAGGGAAAAGAGTTAGCTAGAGTTCTAATTAAGCTTTTTGTATAGCTTCGAGTCAATCTTTGTTGTGATGATTAGTTGCAAGATGTAGTGTATGTGAAGATGAATTATACTTATAAGAAATCGATGACTTCAGTTCAATCTAGTTTTTTTGGCTCTTTTAAGAATAGTTTGCACTCCATATATAGAATGCTTAGTTCAAAAGCCACATATACACTCTGCAAAGAACATACAATTCAGATTTAATTATTTGACTCCAATATGGAAGGTGGTTCCTGTGCATGCAGTCAAGGGATTGTTATGATTATATATTGGTTCAGGCACATAACTTAGCTGTCTCAATTTCCTGTTAAGATTATATATCATTTATAAGCTGGACTTTATTATGTGTAGGATTTTTGGGTGTGAAAACTCTAACTGGAGAACAAGAGGATGATGGACAGTTCTATTAGAGAAATAGAGAGGACAAGCCTTCTGAGGGCAAGAGAAGAAGCTTTGGGTTTGAGAACTCTAGCTGGAGAACAAGAGGATGATGGACAGTTCTATTAGAGAAATAGAGAGGACAAGCCTTCTGAGGGCAAGAGAAGAAGCTGGTTCGAGGTTAAGAAAAGTGCCAAGCAAGGGCAGATGATGTGTTTTTCTTCTGATTAGATACAAGAAGGTAATTCAAATAAACCCCTTTCAACTGGTGTAGTAGATGCTTATCTTGCAGAGTGGATGAGAGAAATGAATGTAAAGTAGTGTAGGAAATTAATGTAAAGTAGCtatgaaggtttttttttttgcttctatGGGTTTTTATTTGCTTGTAAGCAAATCTTATATGATGTacaataattatataaatgaaGTTTATTTACCAACAAAAATATAGAAATATGAAATAATATGTAAATTGTGGATTTTtggcttttattattattattattattatttcaacCCTCATTTACAGCGTGCATGGTATGTGTGTCGTAAATATAAcctcttttacggcacacatatgactcatttacggcgtgcatgaTATATGTGCCGtaaatacacttctcttttACGGTACACTTTTGACTCATTTACGACGCACATTGTGACTCATTTACAGTGCATTTCATGTGAGCCGTAAATAATAATTGTCTTTTACGGTATATCCATTTACAACCTACATTTATAGGCTGTAAAAGATAATTTACGGTGCACATTGTGGCCCGTAAAATACATATTTTCTGGTGGTGTAATAAATGCAGCAacaactttattttatttatcataaTCATGACTTGATGATAATCGTCTATTACAACCGACTGGACCTCGTCGTTGATGTAGTCCCAATATTTTTCGCAATCTCTCTCAACATAGATTTCTGAATCTTCCCCGTCGACGTCTTTGGCAGCTCGTCCTTGAACACCACCGTCTTCGGCACCATGAAATTCGGCAGCTTTCCTCTACAGAACTCTATTATCTCCTTCTCCGTCGGCCTCGGCCTGACGTCAGCTTTCAGGCTCACAAACGCGCACGGCGTCTCCCCCCAGAACTCGTCAGGCTTAGCCACCACGGCCGCCTCGTTCACCGCGGCATTGGTGTAGAGAACCGACTCGACCTCCACGCTGCTTAAGTTCTCTCCCCCGCTTATGATCACGTCCTTGGAGCGATCCTTTATCTCCAGATACCCGTCCGGGTGCATAACCCCGACGTCGCCGGTGTAAAACCACCCGTTCTGTTTCAGGGTTTCGCTCGTCGTTTCCGGGTCTTTGAGGTAACCCAACATGACGCACCCGCCTCGCATGACTATTTCTCCAACATCCGACCCGTTTCGTTTCACGCTCATACCCGAATCCGGATCCACCACATCCACGTCCGTCATTCCAACCGTCCTCACTCCTTGCCTCGCCTTCAATCTCGCCTTCTCCGTCACCGGAAACTTATTCCACTCTGGCTTCCAGGCACACGATACCACCACCCCGGCCGTTTCAGTCAACCCGTACCCGTGACTTACAACAAACCCGAGCGACTCGGCCCGGAGCAGCAAACTCGAAGGAGGCGGAGCTCCGGCGGTTAAGATACAAACCGGGTTCGGAAGCGGGTCGGTTCTTGGGTGGTTGACAAGCATGTTGAGAACGACAGGCGCGGCGCACATGTGAGTCACTCTGTGTTTCTGGATCAGATCGTAGATTATAGGACCGTTGAACTTGCGGAGGCAGATGTTGGTCCCACCCACAGCGGCCATGGCCCACGGGAAGCACCACCCATTTGCATGGAACATCGGTAGGGTCCAAAGGTACACACAATTTTTAGGAACCGACCAGTCTATGATTGAAACGAGACTCACGTTGAAGAGAGCTCTGTGGCAGTGGACCGCACCTTTCGGAGCTGACGTCGTCCCTGAAGTGTAGTTCAGCACCATTGGGTCCCACTCGCTCGCCGGCCGGACCCAAACGAACCCGGGATCGCCTTTGGCCACCATGTTGTCATACGTGTCCGCTATGGAGTCAACGGTACTGGAGGTTGAGGAGGGTTGATGATGATCTTTGATGAGGACGAGAGGTGGGGTGGGGATGTGAGAGGGGAACAAGGAGAGGGCTTGGAGGACGAGGTTGAGGGAGAGGCAGTCGACGAAGACGAGCTTGGATTCGCTGTGTTGGAGGAGCACGGAGACGGTGTGGGCGTCGAGGCGGGTGTTGATGTTGTTGAGGACTGCTCCCGACATGGGGACAGCGAAGTGGAGTTCGTACATGGCGGGAGTGTTGGGGGACACCACGGAGACGACCTGGGATTTCTTGACTAGCGTGGAGATGGAGGAAGCCAGCTGCAGACATCGACGGTGGGTTTGGGACCAGGTGTAGGTGGTGGTGGAGTTGTATATGATGGAGGGGCAGTCGCCGTAGACGATCGCTGCTCGGTCTAAGAAGTCCAGGGGAGTTTGAGGGCAGAGGTTTGCAGAACTAGGTTTCAGCTGGTCCATAGTTGAAAGAAGTAGGTAGAAGATAATATGTGAATGGCCGGGGTGGAGTGGAGTGGAGAACGACGCAGAGCTTATTATATAACTATAGACTTCAATAATAATGCAGagcttagagcatctccaatggctttgttatttggctttggtcaaatttgaatttgacatatgacatgGCAA
Above is a genomic segment from Rosa chinensis cultivar Old Blush chromosome 3, RchiOBHm-V2, whole genome shotgun sequence containing:
- the LOC112193130 gene encoding probable acyl-activating enzyme 6, with protein sequence MDQLKPSSANLCPQTPLDFLDRAAIVYGDCPSIIYNSTTTYTWSQTHRRCLQLASSISTLVKKSQVVSVVSPNTPAMYELHFAVPMSGAVLNNINTRLDAHTVSVLLQHSESKLVFVDCLSLNLVLQALSLFPSHIPTPPLVLIKDHHQPSSTSSTVDSIADTYDNMVAKGDPGFVWVRPASEWDPMVLNYTSGTTSAPKGAVHCHRALFNVSLVSIIDWSVPKNCVYLWTLPMFHANGWCFPWAMAAVGGTNICLRKFNGPIIYDLIQKHRVTHMCAAPVVLNMLVNHPRTDPLPNPVCILTAGAPPPSSLLLRAESLGFVVSHGYGLTETAGVVVSCAWKPEWNKFPVTEKARLKARQGVRTVGMTDVDVVDPDSGMSVKRNGSDVGEIVMRGGCVMLGYLKDPETTSETLKQNGWFYTGDVGVMHPDGYLEIKDRSKDVIISGGENLSSVEVESVLYTNAAVNEAAVVAKPDEFWGETPCAFVSLKADVRPRPTEKEIIEFCRGKLPNFMVPKTVVFKDELPKTSTGKIQKSMLREIAKNIGTTSTTRSSRL